In the Chlorobium limicola DSM 245 genome, one interval contains:
- the bluB gene encoding 5,6-dimethylbenzimidazole synthase → MNMPITELEKDGLYKVIYSRRDVRGQYLPEPVPDEVVGRLLDAAHHAPSVGFMQPWDFIVVRDPAIRQEIKHGFEIAHREAASMFPEAKQDQYCSFKLEGIMEAPLGICVTCDRSRSGEVVIGRTANPEMDLYSSVCAVQNLWLAARAENLGVGWVSIIHHDHVRMVLGIPEHIVPVAWLCVGYVSFFHETPELEQAGWLPRLELETLVHHETW, encoded by the coding sequence ATGAATATGCCAATCACCGAATTGGAAAAAGACGGGCTTTACAAGGTCATCTACAGCCGCCGCGACGTTCGGGGGCAGTATCTGCCGGAGCCGGTTCCGGACGAGGTGGTCGGGAGGCTGCTCGATGCGGCGCATCACGCTCCGAGCGTCGGGTTCATGCAGCCGTGGGATTTCATTGTGGTCAGAGACCCTGCAATCCGGCAGGAGATAAAGCATGGATTCGAGATTGCCCATCGGGAGGCGGCATCGATGTTTCCCGAAGCGAAGCAAGATCAGTATTGCAGTTTCAAGCTCGAGGGCATTATGGAGGCTCCGCTCGGCATTTGCGTGACCTGCGACCGGTCGAGGAGCGGGGAGGTGGTGATCGGTCGCACCGCAAATCCCGAGATGGATCTCTACAGCTCGGTCTGCGCAGTGCAGAACCTCTGGCTTGCCGCACGGGCTGAAAACCTGGGTGTGGGATGGGTGAGCATCATTCATCACGACCATGTGCGCATGGTGCTCGGCATTCCGGAGCACATTGTGCCGGTCGCCTGGCTGTGCGTAGGATACGTGAGCTTTTTTCACGAGACTCCTGAACTCGAGCAGGCCGGGTGGCTGCCGCGCCTTGAGCTTGAAACACTTGTCCACCACGAAACATGGTGA
- a CDS encoding TonB-dependent receptor: MNKKVCLLVLAGLLCSRGLLAEETTKSFTGSELVVTSSRVEEEKKNVTTNITVISKEEIKQSSAKDLGDLLAEKNLGTVHKYPGTLTSIGIRGFRTESHGNDLQGKVLVLLNGRRAGTGNLAKIAVGEIDRIEIIHGPAAVQYGTAAIGGVINVITARGSGEPGLFFAQELGSSDYTRTTLGTSGKIGNLDFSGSVSLSEMGDYKTGSGKTYYNTAYDDQTSGSLNIGYEFTPGHRVGVNYTYFNVGDGGSPYYLSQNDLDDWFEKENYSTDIVYEGRTADSRLSWMARYFTGRDYDVQYDPTGSNQGWDDDIPYTSKVDHKGAQAQLTYNYDYFRATAGIDWLNYEETTTPYAPYKSEYDNMAEFLLLNGFLFDKRLVLSAGFRYDTYDLTSQGYEDSSESDRDDDNFVMNYGVAWHVTDGIKLRASYAEGFKMPASKELAADYYISTTHYVGNADLKPEESTTCEIGVDVADNRFASSLTWFTTDFKNKIQSVSLGSGVSSWENLYGAKISGFEGEVSYAFEPFGNNWQFSPYASFVYLTEFEDDGTGDRLLYTPEWNATVGLRVNDQRGFSGMFNLAYTGESDIQDWETSWAGTVITKGGFAVANLTASKKFMLSEKKSGRALTIKGEVNNLFDRDYEFVKGYPMPGRSFAVGVRVDI; the protein is encoded by the coding sequence ATGAACAAAAAAGTATGCCTGCTTGTGCTGGCCGGGCTGCTCTGCAGCAGGGGGCTTCTTGCCGAAGAGACGACGAAAAGCTTTACCGGCAGTGAACTGGTCGTTACCTCGAGCCGCGTCGAGGAAGAAAAGAAAAATGTAACAACGAACATTACCGTTATCAGCAAAGAGGAGATCAAACAGTCGTCGGCAAAGGATCTCGGAGACCTGCTTGCGGAAAAAAATCTCGGAACGGTCCACAAATACCCTGGCACATTGACAAGTATTGGAATCAGGGGTTTCAGGACCGAGTCGCATGGCAATGATCTCCAGGGAAAAGTGCTCGTGCTTCTCAACGGCCGCAGGGCCGGCACCGGAAACCTTGCCAAGATTGCCGTTGGTGAGATCGATCGTATCGAAATTATTCACGGCCCGGCAGCGGTCCAGTATGGAACGGCAGCTATCGGAGGCGTTATCAATGTGATTACTGCAAGGGGATCCGGAGAACCCGGACTGTTTTTTGCTCAGGAGCTTGGCAGCAGCGATTATACCCGGACAACGCTTGGTACATCGGGCAAAATCGGCAATCTTGATTTTTCAGGAAGCGTTTCGCTTTCTGAAATGGGCGACTATAAAACCGGATCGGGAAAAACATACTACAACACGGCATATGACGATCAGACCTCCGGCAGCCTGAATATCGGCTACGAGTTTACACCTGGGCACAGAGTCGGAGTGAACTACACCTATTTTAATGTGGGTGATGGAGGTTCTCCTTACTATTTGAGCCAGAACGATCTTGACGACTGGTTCGAGAAGGAGAATTATTCGACGGATATCGTGTACGAGGGACGGACTGCTGACAGCAGGTTATCCTGGATGGCCAGATATTTTACCGGTCGCGACTATGATGTCCAGTACGATCCGACCGGAAGCAACCAGGGTTGGGATGATGATATCCCGTACACGTCCAAAGTCGATCACAAGGGAGCCCAGGCACAGTTGACATATAATTATGACTATTTTCGTGCTACAGCAGGCATAGACTGGCTCAATTACGAAGAGACCACGACTCCTTATGCTCCGTATAAATCGGAATATGATAATATGGCGGAGTTTCTCCTGCTCAATGGATTTCTATTCGACAAACGGCTTGTACTCTCTGCTGGATTTCGTTACGATACGTATGACTTGACCTCCCAGGGTTATGAGGATTCGTCTGAATCAGACCGCGATGATGATAACTTCGTGATGAATTACGGTGTTGCATGGCATGTAACTGATGGTATCAAACTGAGGGCATCCTATGCTGAAGGGTTCAAGATGCCGGCATCAAAGGAGCTGGCTGCAGATTACTATATTTCTACTACCCATTATGTCGGAAATGCCGATCTCAAGCCTGAAGAGAGCACAACCTGCGAAATCGGCGTTGATGTTGCCGATAACCGGTTCGCTTCCTCGTTAACCTGGTTCACTACCGATTTTAAAAACAAGATTCAGTCGGTCAGTCTCGGGAGCGGCGTTTCGTCATGGGAAAATCTTTACGGGGCAAAGATTTCAGGATTCGAAGGCGAAGTGTCGTATGCTTTTGAGCCGTTTGGCAACAACTGGCAGTTCAGCCCCTATGCCAGTTTTGTTTATCTGACGGAATTCGAGGACGACGGAACAGGAGATCGTCTGCTCTATACTCCGGAATGGAATGCTACTGTAGGTTTGAGGGTCAACGACCAGAGAGGATTCAGTGGTATGTTCAATCTTGCATATACGGGAGAGTCGGATATACAGGATTGGGAGACGTCGTGGGCTGGAACGGTAATTACAAAGGGCGGTTTTGCGGTTGCAAATCTGACTGCATCAAAAAAATTCATGCTCAGCGAAAAGAAAAGCGGTCGAGCTCTTACAATCAAGGGGGAGGTCAACAATCTCTTCGATCGCGATTACGAGTTCGTAAAGGGTTATCCGATGCCTGGCCGTTCGTTTGCCGTTGGCGTGAGGGTTGATATCTGA
- a CDS encoding ATP-binding cassette domain-containing protein, which yields MVTAQTILEARELRYTYPDGSQALNGVDFRAERGKLTALLGSNGAGKSSLLLACNGIVRPQSGTVLFRGIPVSYSRKGLAMLRRQVGMVFQNPDVQLFSSSVFQDISFGLCNEGLPEDEIRKRVAVAMRNIGIEALEGKPVHRLSFGQKKRVAMAGVLAMEPALLLLDEPTAGLDPKGAAEIMQLVKAMQRQSDMSVIIATHDIEMVPLFCDHVCVMEAGRVLFEGTPEEVFTRKDKVRQAGLRLPRIGHLMEILKEKDGFRFSEEAFSIGSARRAINEWGRER from the coding sequence ATGGTGACGGCTCAGACAATTCTTGAAGCCCGGGAGCTGCGCTACACCTATCCGGACGGTTCGCAGGCATTGAACGGCGTCGATTTCAGGGCGGAACGGGGGAAGCTCACCGCACTGCTCGGCAGCAACGGCGCGGGCAAGTCCTCGCTGCTCCTCGCCTGCAACGGGATCGTCCGGCCGCAATCCGGGACGGTGCTTTTCAGGGGGATTCCTGTCTCCTACAGCAGGAAAGGACTTGCCATGCTGCGCCGTCAGGTGGGAATGGTGTTCCAGAATCCCGATGTCCAGCTTTTTTCGAGCAGCGTTTTTCAGGACATCTCCTTCGGGCTCTGTAACGAGGGGCTGCCGGAAGATGAAATCCGGAAGCGCGTTGCCGTGGCCATGCGGAATATCGGGATCGAGGCCCTCGAGGGCAAGCCGGTGCACCGGCTGAGTTTCGGGCAGAAAAAAAGGGTCGCCATGGCCGGGGTGCTCGCCATGGAACCCGCTCTCCTGCTTCTTGACGAGCCGACCGCGGGTCTCGATCCGAAAGGCGCGGCGGAAATCATGCAGCTCGTCAAAGCCATGCAGCGGCAATCGGACATGTCGGTGATTATCGCCACGCATGACATCGAAATGGTGCCGCTCTTCTGTGATCACGTCTGTGTCATGGAAGCCGGCAGGGTTCTTTTCGAAGGCACGCCGGAGGAGGTGTTCACCCGGAAGGATAAGGTGCGCCAGGCCGGACTTCGTCTGCCGAGGATCGGCCATCTGATGGAAATCCTGAAGGAAAAGGACGGTTTCCGGTTCAGCGAGGAGGCATTTTCCATTGGATCGGCAAGGAGGGCGATCAACGAGTGGGGCAGGGAGCGATGA